One genomic window of Microbacterium sp. BH-3-3-3 includes the following:
- a CDS encoding PP2C family serine/threonine-protein phosphatase — protein sequence MPEVTTHTRTVPLGAGDVELSWAASTDTGRRREVNQDAVLAEYPLFVVADGMGGHLGGEIASASTVDRLSAVVATGSVSSKSIEKALSRAVKDIIAHPETTDEGTGTTLTGLYLETHTDEPHWVTLNIGDSRVYLLRDDEIVQVTTDHSVVQELIAAGRLSPEEAENHPYGNVITRAVGPSETVKPDYLRLDVLDGDRFVICSDGLTKELTDFGIRHFLEANADPAAAVEAMMAAALENGGRDNITIVVLDVARRSA from the coding sequence GTGCCCGAGGTGACCACCCACACGCGTACCGTTCCCCTCGGCGCGGGCGACGTCGAGCTGTCATGGGCGGCGAGCACCGACACGGGCCGCCGCCGCGAGGTCAATCAAGACGCCGTGCTCGCCGAGTATCCGCTGTTCGTCGTCGCCGACGGCATGGGCGGGCACCTGGGCGGTGAGATCGCCAGTGCGAGCACCGTCGACCGGCTGAGCGCCGTCGTCGCCACCGGATCCGTCTCGTCGAAGAGCATCGAGAAGGCTCTGTCGCGCGCGGTGAAGGACATCATCGCCCACCCCGAGACCACCGACGAGGGCACCGGCACGACGCTCACCGGTCTGTATCTCGAGACGCACACCGACGAGCCGCACTGGGTCACCCTGAACATCGGCGATTCACGCGTCTACCTGCTGCGCGACGACGAGATCGTGCAGGTCACCACCGACCATTCCGTGGTGCAGGAACTCATCGCGGCAGGACGTCTCAGCCCCGAAGAGGCCGAGAACCACCCCTACGGCAACGTGATCACGCGCGCCGTCGGCCCGAGCGAAACCGTCAAGCCCGACTACCTGCGCCTCGACGTCCTCGACGGTGACCGTTTCGTCATCTGCTCCGACGGGCTCACGAAAGAGCTGACCGATTTCGGCATCCGGCACTTCCTCGAGGCCAACGCCGATCCGGCCGCAGCGGTCGAAGCCATGATGGCGGCGGCACTCGAAAACGGCGGTCGCGACAACATCACGATCGTCGTGCTCGACGTGGCCCGCCGGTCCGCCTGA
- a CDS encoding aldo/keto reductase, with product MTSPALPLRSVGRSGLRVSAVGLGCNNFGRAGTATETLDGTRAVLDAAIDAGVTFLDTADVYGREFGLSETLMGEALEGRRDEVVLATKFGHSHLAPALPGGSKGSRAHIRRAVEGSLRRLRTDWIDLYQLHTPDDSTPIDETLDALADLVREGKVRYIGHSNFAGWQIAEAEYAASGVRFVSTQNQYSLLARAAEREVLPAAERFGLGLLPFFPLHNGLLTGKFTREGGPEGSRIMRQRPHLWRDAPWDALERYQAFCDARGISMLEATFAWFLANPHVASVIAGATSADQVRANAAAATAWTPAAADLDEIDGIFALPADPAAG from the coding sequence ATGACATCCCCCGCGCTTCCCCTTCGCTCCGTCGGTCGCTCCGGTCTGCGTGTCTCGGCCGTCGGGCTCGGCTGCAACAACTTCGGCCGAGCCGGCACCGCCACCGAGACCCTCGACGGCACGCGCGCCGTGCTGGACGCCGCGATCGACGCGGGGGTCACGTTCCTCGACACCGCCGACGTCTACGGTCGCGAGTTCGGGTTGTCCGAGACCCTCATGGGCGAGGCGCTCGAGGGGCGCCGCGACGAGGTGGTGCTCGCGACGAAGTTCGGCCACTCGCACCTGGCGCCCGCACTCCCCGGCGGCTCCAAGGGTTCTCGCGCTCACATCCGTCGTGCCGTCGAGGGCTCGCTGCGGCGCCTGCGCACCGACTGGATCGACCTGTACCAGCTGCACACCCCCGACGACTCCACGCCGATCGACGAAACGCTCGACGCCCTGGCCGACCTCGTCCGCGAGGGCAAGGTGCGATACATCGGCCACTCCAACTTCGCGGGGTGGCAGATCGCCGAGGCCGAGTACGCGGCATCCGGAGTGCGGTTCGTCTCGACCCAGAACCAGTACAGCCTGCTGGCGCGCGCGGCCGAGCGCGAGGTGCTCCCCGCGGCCGAGCGCTTCGGGCTCGGGCTGCTGCCCTTCTTCCCGCTGCACAACGGACTGCTCACCGGCAAGTTCACGCGCGAGGGCGGTCCCGAGGGGAGCCGCATCATGCGTCAGCGTCCCCACCTGTGGCGCGACGCGCCGTGGGACGCCCTCGAGCGCTACCAGGCCTTCTGCGACGCGCGCGGCATCAGCATGCTCGAGGCGACGTTCGCCTGGTTCCTCGCAAACCCCCACGTGGCGAGCGTCATCGCCGGGGCGACCAGCGCCGACCAGGTGCGAGCCAACGCCGCGGCCGCCACGGCCTGGACCCCCGCCGCCGCCGACCTCGACGAGATCGACGGCATCTTCGCCCTCCCCGCCGATCCCGCGGCGGGATGA
- a CDS encoding OsmC family protein: MNGEHHYRLRSTWTGDRGSGTSGYRDYDRSVTLHVDGKPEVAASADTPFRGDPEKWNPEELLLAALSECHLLSYLHACVTTGVVVTAYVDDASGTMQEDGKSGGAFTEVVLRPRVQVAEESMVEAARAAHRQAREWCFIANSVNFPVRHEPEITVG, from the coding sequence ATGAACGGAGAACACCACTACCGCCTGCGCTCGACCTGGACCGGCGACCGGGGGAGCGGGACGAGCGGCTACCGCGACTACGACCGCTCCGTCACGCTCCACGTCGATGGCAAGCCCGAGGTCGCGGCATCCGCCGACACGCCCTTCCGCGGCGACCCCGAGAAGTGGAACCCCGAAGAGCTGCTCCTCGCGGCGCTGAGCGAATGCCACCTGCTGTCGTACCTGCACGCGTGCGTCACCACCGGTGTCGTCGTGACCGCGTACGTCGACGACGCGTCGGGCACCATGCAGGAAGACGGCAAGAGCGGCGGGGCATTCACCGAGGTGGTCCTTCGTCCTCGCGTGCAGGTCGCGGAGGAGTCGATGGTCGAGGCCGCCCGCGCCGCACACCGGCAGGCGCGCGAGTGGTGCTTCATCGCGAACTCGGTGAACTTCCCCGTGCGTCACGAACCCGAGATCACCGTCGGCTGA
- a CDS encoding asparaginase translates to MPATPPASVELAVIERSGFVESRHYGVAVVLAPDGSEKLTLGEASASFLPRSSMKPLQALACLSAGADLSGERLAIAMASHCGTERHVEVARGILQSAGLTEDDLGCPAAWPSDTAARDELVRDHGAPSPLRMNCSGKHAAMLLTCVANGWPTADYLDEQHPLQVHIREVLERLVGERMTTTAIDGCGAPVYAMSLIGLARAIQRIATSSERSPFALHRSAGTLVRAVREHPWTIDGPGRPDTVVIERLGVFSKMGAEGVQVMTAPDGTTVALKMLDGSNRAGHAVALRLLERAGALSPEAVADTLALLPLSISGGGREVGAIRSAV, encoded by the coding sequence ATGCCCGCCACGCCCCCCGCCTCCGTCGAGCTCGCCGTCATCGAACGCAGCGGATTCGTCGAGTCCCGCCACTACGGCGTCGCCGTCGTGCTCGCCCCCGACGGTTCCGAGAAGCTGACTCTGGGCGAGGCGTCCGCGTCGTTCCTCCCGCGTTCGAGCATGAAGCCGCTGCAGGCGCTGGCCTGCCTGTCTGCGGGCGCCGACCTGTCCGGTGAGCGTCTGGCGATCGCGATGGCCAGCCACTGCGGCACCGAGCGTCACGTCGAGGTGGCCCGTGGCATCCTGCAGTCGGCTGGACTGACCGAAGACGACCTGGGCTGCCCCGCCGCGTGGCCGAGCGACACCGCCGCGCGCGACGAGCTCGTCCGCGATCACGGCGCCCCCTCGCCGCTGCGGATGAACTGCTCCGGCAAGCACGCGGCCATGCTGCTCACGTGCGTGGCGAACGGCTGGCCCACCGCCGACTACCTCGACGAACAGCACCCCCTGCAGGTGCACATCCGCGAGGTGCTGGAGCGACTGGTCGGCGAGCGCATGACCACGACCGCGATCGACGGCTGCGGCGCCCCGGTCTACGCCATGAGCCTCATCGGCCTCGCGCGCGCGATCCAGCGCATCGCGACCTCGTCGGAGCGCTCCCCCTTCGCCCTGCACCGCAGCGCCGGCACCCTCGTGCGTGCCGTGCGGGAGCACCCGTGGACGATCGACGGCCCCGGTCGCCCCGACACCGTGGTGATCGAACGTCTCGGCGTCTTCTCGAAGATGGGCGCCGAGGGCGTGCAGGTCATGACGGCCCCCGACGGCACCACCGTGGCGTTGAAGATGCTCGACGGTTCCAACCGCGCCGGCCACGCCGTCGCGCTGCGCCTGCTCGAGCGCGCCGGAGCCCTGTCCCCCGAGGCCGTCGCCGACACGCTCGCCTTGCTGCCCCTGAGCATCTCGGGCGGTGGCCGCGAGGTCGGCGCCATCCGCTCCGCGGTCTGA
- the atpD gene encoding F0F1 ATP synthase subunit beta: MSLTAEKSDATVVGRVARVTGPVIDIEFPHDSIPEIYNALKTTIVIDGVSNEITLEVAQHLGDDLVRAIALKPTDGVVRGQEVRNTGGPISVPVGDVTKGKVFDVTGEVLNAAPGETVEISERWGIHRKAPSFDQLESKTTMFETGIKVIDLLTPYVQGGKIGLFGGAGVGKTVLIQEMIQRVAQDHGGVSVFAGVGERTREGNDLIHEMEEAGVFDKTALVFGQMDEPPGTRLRVALSALTMAEYFRDVQKQDVLLFIDNIFRFTQAGSEVSTLLGRMPSAVGYQPNLADEMGVLQERITSTRGHSITSLQAIYVPADDYTDPAPATTFAHLDATTELSREIASKGLYPAVDPLSSTSRILDPRYIGADHYRVATSVKQILQKNKELQEIIAILGVDELSEEDKIVVSRARRIQQFLSQNTYMAKKFTGVEGSTVPIKETIESFDAIVKGDFDHVAEQAFFNVGGIGDVEEKWAQIQKENG; encoded by the coding sequence ATGAGCCTCACCGCCGAGAAGAGCGACGCGACCGTCGTCGGGCGCGTCGCGCGCGTCACCGGCCCGGTCATCGACATCGAGTTCCCCCACGACTCGATCCCCGAGATCTACAACGCGCTGAAGACGACGATCGTCATCGACGGCGTCTCCAACGAGATCACGCTCGAGGTCGCCCAGCACCTCGGTGACGACCTCGTTCGCGCGATCGCCCTGAAGCCGACCGACGGTGTCGTGCGCGGCCAGGAAGTGCGCAACACCGGCGGCCCCATCTCGGTGCCCGTCGGCGATGTCACCAAGGGCAAGGTGTTCGACGTCACCGGCGAGGTGCTCAACGCAGCGCCCGGCGAGACCGTCGAGATCAGCGAGCGCTGGGGCATCCACCGCAAGGCGCCGAGCTTCGACCAGCTCGAGTCGAAGACCACGATGTTCGAGACCGGCATCAAGGTCATCGACCTTCTCACCCCGTACGTGCAGGGTGGAAAGATCGGCCTGTTCGGTGGTGCCGGCGTCGGCAAGACCGTCCTCATCCAGGAGATGATCCAGCGCGTCGCGCAGGACCACGGTGGCGTGTCGGTGTTCGCCGGTGTCGGTGAGCGCACCCGTGAGGGCAACGACCTGATCCACGAGATGGAAGAGGCGGGCGTCTTCGACAAGACCGCCCTCGTGTTCGGCCAGATGGACGAGCCGCCGGGAACGCGTCTGCGCGTCGCCCTGTCGGCGCTGACGATGGCGGAGTACTTCCGCGACGTGCAGAAGCAGGACGTGCTGTTGTTCATCGACAACATCTTCCGCTTCACGCAGGCCGGTTCCGAGGTCTCGACGCTGCTGGGCCGCATGCCCTCGGCCGTGGGTTACCAGCCCAACCTCGCCGACGAGATGGGTGTGCTCCAGGAGCGCATCACCTCGACGCGTGGCCACTCGATCACCTCGCTGCAGGCCATCTACGTGCCCGCCGACGACTACACCGACCCGGCGCCGGCGACCACGTTCGCCCACCTGGATGCCACCACCGAGCTCTCGCGTGAGATCGCGTCGAAGGGTCTGTACCCGGCCGTCGACCCGCTGAGCTCGACGAGCCGCATCCTCGACCCGCGCTACATCGGTGCCGACCACTACCGCGTGGCCACCTCGGTGAAGCAGATCCTGCAGAAGAACAAGGAACTTCAGGAGATCATCGCCATCCTCGGTGTCGACGAGCTCTCCGAGGAAGACAAGATCGTCGTGTCGCGTGCACGCCGCATCCAGCAGTTCCTCTCGCAGAACACCTACATGGCGAAGAAGTTCACCGGCGTCGAGGGCTCCACGGTCCCGATCAAGGAGACCATCGAGTCGTTCGACGCCATCGTCAAGGGTGACTTCGACCACGTCGCCGAGCAGGCGTTCTTCAACGTCGGCGGCATCGGCGACGTCGAAGAGAAGTGGGCGCAGATCCAGAAGGAGAACGGCTGA
- a CDS encoding YaaA family protein codes for MLVLLPPSETKRPGGDGTPLDLGALALPSLRPHRAAVIEALVALSSDEDEAARVLKLSAKRRHEVADNAALRSAPTLPAIDRYTGVLFDALDAGTLNAEQRSWLGAHVLVHSAPFGPVGALDGIPAYRLAAGTSVPGLPALRRVWAEAVTTALSVRGASFVLDLRSEAYVALGPVPTGVDAAYVRVVTEGEGGAVRALNHFNKHAKGDLVRALALSGADIATRADFLAWAGGAGWIVREMPAGEMELVV; via the coding sequence ATGCTGGTCCTGCTTCCCCCGTCGGAAACCAAGCGCCCGGGCGGTGACGGAACCCCGCTCGACCTCGGGGCTCTGGCTCTGCCGTCGCTGCGACCGCACCGTGCGGCCGTGATCGAGGCGCTGGTCGCTCTGTCGTCCGACGAGGACGAGGCCGCCCGCGTGCTCAAGCTCAGCGCGAAGCGTCGGCACGAGGTCGCCGACAACGCGGCCCTGCGCTCGGCGCCGACCCTGCCGGCGATCGACCGGTATACGGGCGTGCTCTTCGACGCGCTGGATGCCGGGACCCTGAACGCCGAGCAACGATCCTGGCTCGGTGCGCACGTGCTGGTGCACTCGGCACCCTTCGGACCGGTCGGCGCCCTCGACGGCATTCCGGCGTACCGGTTGGCCGCGGGGACCTCGGTGCCGGGGCTGCCGGCCCTGCGCCGCGTCTGGGCCGAGGCGGTGACGACGGCGTTGTCGGTGCGGGGCGCGTCGTTCGTGCTCGACCTGCGGTCGGAGGCGTACGTGGCGCTCGGACCGGTGCCGACGGGGGTCGACGCGGCGTACGTGCGCGTGGTGACCGAGGGCGAGGGGGGCGCGGTGCGCGCGCTGAACCACTTCAACAAACACGCCAAGGGGGATCTCGTTCGCGCGCTGGCCCTGTCGGGCGCCGACATCGCGACGCGCGCCGACTTCCTTGCGTGGGCGGGCGGCGCGGGGTGGATCGTTCGCGAAATGCCGGCGGGTGAGATGGAGCTTGTCGTCTGA
- a CDS encoding F0F1 ATP synthase subunit gamma, with protein sequence MGAQLRVYKQKISSAQTTKKITKAMELIAASRIQKAMARVRAASPFARAVTSAVSAVATHSSVDHPLTTERETIRRSAVVIFTSDRGLAGAFNSQILREGLELSELLRSQGKEVEYYLVGRKAVGYFQFRRMASKAQWTGDTDTPQFSTAEEISAAVLESYRRSGENDGVDEIHLVYNRFVSMMTQSPETVRLLPLEVVEADTAAAPATVYPLYEFEPDAETVLDALLPVYVQSRIFNALLQSSAAKHAATQKAMKSASDNADKLITDYTRLRNNARQAEITQQIAEIVGGADALASGK encoded by the coding sequence ATGGGCGCACAACTACGGGTCTACAAGCAGAAGATCAGTTCTGCTCAGACGACCAAGAAGATCACGAAGGCGATGGAGCTCATCGCTGCGTCGCGCATCCAGAAGGCGATGGCGCGTGTGCGCGCGGCGTCGCCCTTCGCGCGTGCCGTGACCAGCGCGGTGTCGGCGGTGGCGACGCACTCGAGCGTCGACCACCCGCTGACCACCGAGCGTGAGACCATCCGTCGCTCCGCCGTGGTGATCTTCACCTCCGACCGCGGACTCGCGGGCGCGTTCAACTCGCAGATCCTCCGTGAGGGTCTCGAGCTGAGCGAGCTGCTGCGTTCGCAGGGCAAAGAGGTGGAGTACTACCTCGTGGGTCGCAAGGCCGTCGGCTACTTCCAGTTCCGACGCATGGCCAGCAAGGCCCAGTGGACCGGCGACACGGACACGCCCCAGTTCTCGACGGCCGAAGAGATCTCGGCCGCCGTTCTGGAGTCGTACCGCCGCTCCGGCGAGAACGACGGCGTCGATGAGATCCACCTCGTCTACAACCGTTTCGTCAGCATGATGACGCAGTCGCCCGAGACGGTGCGCCTGCTTCCTCTCGAGGTGGTCGAAGCAGACACCGCCGCGGCCCCCGCGACCGTCTACCCGCTCTACGAATTCGAGCCGGACGCCGAGACCGTTCTCGACGCGCTCCTGCCGGTGTACGTGCAGAGCCGAATCTTCAACGCCCTCCTGCAGTCGTCGGCGGCAAAGCACGCCGCCACGCAGAAGGCCATGAAGTCGGCCAGCGACAACGCCGACAAGCTCATCACCGACTACACCCGCCTGCGCAACAACGCGCGTCAGGCGGAGATCACGCAGCAGATCGCCGAGATCGTCGGCGGCGCCGATGCTCTGGCATCCGGCAAGTAA
- the atpA gene encoding F0F1 ATP synthase subunit alpha encodes MADLSISPDVIRDALKDFVNAYEATGAAANEVGSVVDAGDGIAHVEGLPGVMANELVRFADGTLGLAQNLDENQIGVVVLGEFSGVEEGQPVTRTGEVLSVGVGEGYLGRVVDPLGNPIDGLGEVATSGRRALELQAPGVMQRKSVHEPLQTGIKAIDAMIPVGRGQRQLIIGDRQTGKTAIAIDTIINQKANWESGDVNKQVRCIYVAIGQKGSTIASVKGALEEAGAMEYTTIVAAPASDPAGFKYLAPYTGSAIGQHWMYEGKHVLIIFDDLSKQAEAYRAVSLLLRRPPGREAYPGDVFYLHSRLLERCAKLSDELGAGSMTGLPIIETKANDVSAYIPTNVISITDGQIFLQSDLFNANQRPAVDVGISVSRVGGDAQVKSIKKVSGTLKLELAQYRSLEAFAMFASDLDAASRRQLARGARLTELLKQPQYSPYPVEEQVVSIWAGTNGKLDTIEVSDVLRFERELLDYLRRNSTVLDTLRETNVLGDDTVAELTQKVDQFILEFQAGDDQALVGTEKVEAAEAEDVNQERIVKGRR; translated from the coding sequence ATGGCAGACCTCTCTATCAGCCCCGACGTCATCCGTGACGCGCTGAAGGACTTCGTCAACGCCTACGAGGCCACTGGCGCCGCGGCGAACGAGGTCGGTTCGGTCGTGGATGCCGGTGACGGCATCGCTCACGTCGAAGGCCTCCCCGGTGTCATGGCGAACGAGCTCGTGCGCTTCGCGGACGGCACGCTCGGCCTGGCGCAGAACCTCGACGAGAACCAGATCGGTGTCGTCGTGCTCGGCGAGTTCTCCGGCGTCGAAGAGGGCCAGCCGGTCACCCGCACCGGCGAGGTGCTCTCGGTCGGCGTCGGCGAGGGCTACCTCGGCCGCGTGGTCGACCCGCTCGGCAACCCGATCGACGGCCTCGGCGAGGTCGCGACCTCCGGCCGTCGTGCCCTCGAGCTCCAGGCTCCGGGCGTCATGCAGCGCAAGAGCGTGCACGAGCCCCTGCAGACCGGCATCAAGGCCATCGACGCCATGATCCCCGTCGGCCGTGGCCAGCGTCAGCTGATCATCGGCGACCGCCAGACCGGTAAGACGGCCATCGCGATCGACACGATCATCAACCAGAAGGCCAACTGGGAGTCGGGCGACGTCAACAAGCAGGTGCGTTGCATCTACGTCGCCATCGGCCAGAAGGGCTCGACCATCGCTTCGGTGAAGGGCGCGCTCGAAGAGGCCGGCGCGATGGAGTACACCACCATCGTCGCGGCCCCCGCGTCGGACCCCGCCGGCTTCAAGTACCTCGCTCCCTACACCGGTTCGGCCATCGGCCAGCACTGGATGTACGAGGGCAAGCACGTCCTGATCATCTTCGACGACCTGTCGAAGCAGGCCGAGGCCTACCGCGCCGTGTCGCTGCTGCTGCGCCGCCCGCCGGGCCGCGAGGCGTACCCCGGCGACGTCTTCTACCTGCACTCGCGTCTGCTCGAGCGTTGCGCGAAGCTGTCCGACGAGCTTGGCGCCGGTTCGATGACGGGTCTGCCCATCATCGAGACCAAGGCCAACGACGTCTCGGCGTACATCCCGACCAACGTGATCTCGATCACCGACGGCCAGATCTTCCTGCAGTCCGACCTGTTCAACGCCAACCAGCGTCCCGCGGTCGACGTGGGTATCTCGGTCTCGCGCGTCGGTGGTGACGCCCAGGTGAAGTCGATCAAGAAGGTCTCGGGAACGCTGAAGCTCGAGCTCGCTCAGTACCGCTCGCTCGAGGCGTTCGCGATGTTCGCCAGCGACCTCGACGCGGCGTCGCGTCGTCAGCTCGCCCGCGGTGCGCGCCTGACCGAGCTGCTCAAGCAGCCGCAGTACTCGCCGTACCCCGTCGAGGAGCAGGTCGTCTCGATCTGGGCCGGAACGAACGGCAAGCTCGACACGATCGAGGTCTCCGACGTGCTGCGTTTCGAGCGCGAGCTGCTCGATTACCTGCGTCGCAACTCGACCGTGCTCGACACGCTGCGCGAGACCAACGTGCTGGGCGACGACACCGTCGCCGAGCTCACGCAGAAGGTCGACCAGTTCATCCTCGAGTTCCAGGCGGGCGACGACCAGGCTCTGGTCGGCACCGAGAAGGTCGAGGCCGCCGAGGCCGAAGACGTCAACCAGGAGCGGATCGTCAAGGGCCGTCGCTAA
- a CDS encoding F0F1 ATP synthase subunit delta: MGSATTQARATVAGALGAASGVDLDVTRELFAAARTVDSSSHLSGALADSSAPASARTDVVTAVFGPSFAPTTVALLRSVVEQRWSSVSDLIDGLEELAIRAAAVADTQSDVEGELFQFSRTVAANGELELALGSRVGEPAAKGALVASLLEGRVSAATVLVASSLVQQPRERRVRSLLRWAERLVAEQRGRVVATVHAVAPLSEAQATRLQNALGARYGAVVTLNTVIDPTVVGGLRVQIADDVIDASVSARLADLRQRIAG; encoded by the coding sequence ATGGGCAGCGCGACCACTCAGGCGCGGGCAACCGTCGCCGGCGCCCTCGGCGCCGCGAGCGGTGTCGACCTCGACGTCACCCGCGAGCTCTTCGCCGCGGCACGCACCGTGGACTCGTCGTCGCACCTGAGCGGCGCGCTGGCCGACTCGTCGGCGCCCGCTTCGGCGCGCACCGACGTGGTCACGGCCGTGTTCGGCCCGTCGTTCGCTCCGACGACGGTGGCGCTGCTGCGCTCCGTCGTCGAGCAGCGCTGGTCGAGCGTCAGCGACCTGATCGACGGGCTCGAAGAGCTCGCGATCCGTGCCGCCGCCGTGGCCGACACGCAGAGCGACGTCGAGGGGGAGCTGTTCCAGTTCTCGCGCACCGTCGCCGCTAACGGCGAACTCGAGCTCGCGCTCGGCAGCCGTGTGGGCGAGCCCGCCGCGAAGGGTGCGCTCGTCGCGTCGCTTCTCGAGGGGCGCGTCAGCGCCGCCACGGTGCTTGTCGCCTCGTCGCTCGTGCAGCAGCCCCGTGAGCGTCGCGTGCGTTCGCTCCTGCGGTGGGCCGAGCGACTCGTCGCCGAGCAGCGCGGTCGTGTCGTGGCCACGGTGCACGCCGTCGCCCCGCTCAGCGAGGCGCAGGCGACCCGTCTGCAGAACGCCCTCGGCGCCCGGTACGGCGCCGTCGTGACCCTCAACACGGTCATCGACCCGACGGTGGTGGGTGGACTGCGCGTGCAGATCGCCGACGACGTCATCGACGCGAGCGTCTCGGCGCGTCTCGCCGACCTGCGGCAGCGGATCGCAGGCTAA
- a CDS encoding APC family permease produces MTSAPERTSGKGLASGTLGLWGSTVIGLASTAPVYSLVATLGFVVLAVGASAPIAFVLAFIPMLFIAFAYRELNNEMPDCGTTFTWGTKAFGPWIGWMGGWGVAVAGMVVLANLSQIAGIYLWSLIGDGSLAENVPLVTATGVAFIAAMTYISYRGVEIGERIQNILLAVQYLVLVLFVVVALWKFFDGTAPNPTPFDLAWFNPLGFTDWSGFTEAVLLALFIYWGWDTCLALNEETKDPKRIPGRAALLTTVILLATYVTVTVAAMMYAGVGEDGAGLANAENADDVFLALKDDLFGPFAWVLIVAVLISAVSSTQTTILPTARGTLAMAAYKALPERFRTVHPRFHTPSFSTLVMGIVASVYYVGMTLISDNILQDSILSLGLAIAFYYAMTGYACVWYYRRELFRSGKNLVYRGILPLLGALMLTYAFVQSAIDMWDPEYGNTVLFGIGGTFVVGIGALAIGVVLMVAWFLVPASKPFFRGESLNRETEVLVPDEPIAYPRSVDGGI; encoded by the coding sequence ATGACCTCCGCTCCCGAACGGACGTCGGGCAAGGGATTGGCCAGCGGGACGCTCGGACTCTGGGGTTCGACCGTGATCGGACTGGCCTCCACTGCTCCCGTCTACTCCCTCGTCGCCACCCTCGGTTTCGTCGTGCTCGCCGTCGGTGCCTCGGCGCCGATCGCCTTCGTGCTCGCGTTCATCCCGATGCTGTTCATCGCCTTCGCCTACCGCGAGCTGAACAACGAGATGCCCGACTGCGGCACCACCTTCACGTGGGGCACCAAGGCCTTCGGCCCCTGGATCGGGTGGATGGGCGGCTGGGGTGTCGCTGTGGCGGGCATGGTCGTGCTGGCGAACCTCTCGCAGATCGCCGGCATCTACCTGTGGTCGCTCATCGGCGACGGATCACTCGCCGAGAACGTGCCCCTGGTGACGGCGACGGGCGTGGCGTTCATCGCCGCGATGACCTACATCAGCTACCGCGGGGTCGAGATCGGCGAGCGGATCCAGAACATCCTGCTCGCGGTGCAGTACCTCGTGCTGGTGCTGTTCGTCGTCGTGGCCCTGTGGAAGTTCTTCGACGGCACCGCACCCAACCCGACACCGTTCGACCTGGCGTGGTTCAACCCGCTGGGGTTCACCGACTGGAGCGGCTTCACCGAGGCCGTGCTGCTGGCGCTGTTCATCTACTGGGGCTGGGACACCTGCCTCGCCCTGAACGAAGAGACCAAGGACCCGAAGCGCATCCCGGGCCGCGCCGCCCTGCTGACCACGGTCATCCTGCTCGCCACCTACGTCACCGTCACGGTGGCCGCCATGATGTACGCCGGGGTCGGCGAAGACGGCGCGGGGCTCGCCAACGCCGAGAACGCCGACGACGTGTTCCTCGCGCTGAAGGACGACCTCTTCGGGCCCTTCGCCTGGGTGCTGATCGTGGCCGTGCTGATCTCGGCGGTCTCGTCGACGCAGACGACGATTCTGCCCACGGCGCGCGGCACGCTCGCGATGGCGGCGTACAAGGCGCTGCCCGAGCGGTTCCGCACCGTGCACCCGCGCTTCCACACGCCGTCGTTCTCGACGCTGGTGATGGGTATCGTCGCGAGCGTCTACTACGTCGGAATGACGCTCATCAGCGACAACATCCTGCAGGATTCGATCCTGTCGCTCGGGCTGGCGATCGCGTTCTACTACGCCATGACCGGCTACGCCTGCGTCTGGTACTACCGGCGCGAGCTGTTCCGCTCGGGCAAGAACCTCGTGTACCGCGGCATCCTGCCCCTGCTGGGCGCGCTCATGCTGACCTACGCCTTCGTGCAGTCGGCGATCGACATGTGGGACCCGGAGTACGGCAACACCGTGCTGTTCGGCATCGGCGGCACCTTCGTCGTCGGCATCGGCGCGCTGGCGATCGGCGTCGTGCTGATGGTCGCGTGGTTCCTCGTCCCCGCGTCGAAGCCGTTCTTCCGCGGCGAGAGTCTCAACCGCGAGACCGAGGTGCTCGTGCCCGACGAGCCGATCGCGTACCCGCGTTCGGTCGACGGCGGCATCTGA
- a CDS encoding F0F1 ATP synthase subunit epsilon: MSLRVSLVSADAEVWTGEASLVVAKTVEGEIGFMQGHEPVLAILAQGEVRITRTDGTKILANAKDGFLSMADDELTIVAGNAALVS, from the coding sequence ATGTCGTTGCGTGTGAGCCTGGTCTCGGCCGACGCCGAGGTGTGGACGGGAGAAGCCTCTCTCGTCGTGGCCAAGACCGTCGAGGGCGAGATCGGCTTCATGCAGGGTCACGAGCCGGTGCTCGCGATCCTCGCTCAGGGTGAGGTGCGCATCACGCGGACCGACGGCACGAAGATCCTGGCCAACGCCAAGGACGGCTTCTTGTCGATGGCCGACGACGAACTCACCATCGTCGCCGGGAACGCCGCCCTCGTCTCCTGA